The proteins below come from a single Ruegeria sp. SCSIO 43209 genomic window:
- a CDS encoding fumarylacetoacetate hydrolase family protein — protein sequence MKLVRYGAKGSEKPALVDSEGQLRDLSAHINDITGDMLDDGTLDNLRSLDPNNLPIVEGDPRIAPCVGDIGKFLCIGLNYSDHAAETGADIPEHPILFFKANSAVIGAYDDVVMPRGSTHTDWECELGVVIGKTAKYVSKADALQYVAGYCIVNDVSERHFQTQLTGQWTKGKSCDTYGPTGPWLVTRDEVPDPQNLGMSLDVNGQRMQTGNTATMIFSVAEIIEHLSQLFTLHPGDVISTGTPPGVGMGIKPEPVYLKKGDVMELRIDGLGVQRQKVGQDD from the coding sequence ATGAAACTTGTTCGTTACGGCGCCAAGGGCTCGGAAAAGCCAGCCTTGGTCGACTCTGAGGGTCAATTGCGGGATCTGTCCGCTCATATCAATGATATCACGGGGGATATGTTGGATGACGGAACGCTTGATAACCTGCGGTCATTGGATCCGAACAACCTGCCAATTGTAGAGGGTGACCCTCGTATCGCGCCGTGTGTCGGTGACATCGGTAAATTTCTTTGCATCGGTTTGAACTACTCGGACCATGCTGCAGAAACCGGCGCAGATATTCCCGAGCATCCGATACTTTTTTTCAAGGCGAACTCGGCTGTCATAGGTGCCTATGATGATGTTGTTATGCCGCGGGGGTCTACACATACCGACTGGGAATGCGAACTGGGGGTCGTCATTGGTAAGACGGCCAAATACGTTTCCAAGGCCGACGCACTCCAATATGTTGCGGGCTATTGCATCGTAAACGACGTGTCGGAAAGGCATTTTCAAACGCAACTGACCGGTCAATGGACCAAAGGAAAATCCTGCGACACATATGGCCCTACCGGCCCGTGGTTAGTGACCCGGGATGAGGTGCCGGATCCCCAGAATCTTGGTATGTCACTGGATGTAAACGGTCAGCGCATGCAAACCGGGAATACCGCCACGATGATCTTTTCCGTTGCCGAGATCATTGAGCATCTAAGCCAACTTTTTACGCTGCACCCCGGTGACGTCATTTCAACCGGAACACCGCCCGGTGTTGGAATGGGGATCAAACCGGAACCAGTTTATCTGAAAAAAGGCGACGTCATGGAGCTTCGTATCGATGGGCTTGGTGTTCAGCGGCAAAAGGTCGGCCAAGATGACTGA